Below is a window of Bacillus paramycoides DNA.
CTTACTTTTTTCTTGTTTCAACGTTCTATTTTCTTTCATCCATCCCTCTGCATGCACTTTTAAACTCTCATTCTCTTTCACAAAGTCTGTCTTTTTCAAACGCTCATAATCCTTTTTGATAGTAACCGCTGCATTCACTTGCTTTGTTACTTCTTGATATTGTTCTGGTGATAACACATAATTTCTTGTCTGTTTCTTCGTGATCTCAGCTTTTCCAAACATTTTATCCTGTACTTCTACTACTAATTCTTTACGTAAAAATGGAATTTTAACAGGTTCATTTGGTACTTGATTCGTAGCACTATCTAATTCTTTTTGCATTTGTTCTACTCTTTTTTCTAACTCTAAATGACGCTGGCCAATTAACTGCAGCTTTTCATTTTCACTCTCTACTTGTTGTTTTACTACCTCTAATTTTTGGTACGTATTAACGACATCACTTTCCAAACTCATTTTCGTCATTTCTAATTCGTTCGTTTTCTCTTCAACGTTTTTTAAATGATTGTCAATCGTTTGTAATTCTGTTTCTTTTTCTTCTACTTGGTTTTCAATAGATGACTTTGCTTCTGCATACTCCTTGTATTGACGGACTTTCATGTACTTATGTGAACCTACATTAGCACGTTCAAAATTCGGAATGTGTTCTTTCGCTAATTGCTCAATATAAGCCGTTTCCGCTTCTCTCCAATGCGCAATTAACTGTCTTCCCTTCCCTTCGACACCTTGTTGTTGCAAGGCTCTATCCATTCC
It encodes the following:
- a CDS encoding plasmid recombination protein, with translation MLGSISFNQSHQSSLSHNNRENIHGNPGIDPSRLEENIYFVQKDIRSVYKEVFQEAVDKYNEKQKRNDRKIDDYYDKIHKDDKTHEQRELVVAIGEGKDDPKYREVKKEALKRYAEAFQERNPNLAVYNMVLHDDEANPHLHINYVPNFESSRGLTRRVGMDRALQQQGVEGKGRQLIAHWREAETAYIEQLAKEHIPNFERANVGSHKYMKVRQYKEYAEAKSSIENQVEEKETELQTIDNHLKNVEEKTNELEMTKMSLESDVVNTYQKLEVVKQQVESENEKLQLIGQRHLELEKRVEQMQKELDSATNQVPNEPVKIPFLRKELVVEVQDKMFGKAEITKKQTRNYVLSPEQYQEVTKQVNAAVTIKKDYERLKKTDFVKENESLKVHAEGWMKENRTLKQEKSKLQKEVGVLNREISSLKAYIKDLQMNIRVLYVQTKKVFKEQFKAFRESVKNELGSKGVDNQFEREHKREISRHRDLDRER